A stretch of Mucilaginibacter terrae DNA encodes these proteins:
- a CDS encoding ApeA N-terminal domain 1-containing protein: protein MDTTTGYFWDPNDTDNQVFGELTVSETGDQFDIKLFGMIRCVEEPMWRINYHPAIPVIQGYTSSKDCLSLFSLRVEHYENISHDTDPKSLNRKSTIIRLRCESYIVSDNYFFLGNEHFHVLI from the coding sequence ATGGATACAACTACCGGGTATTTCTGGGACCCGAACGATACAGATAATCAAGTATTCGGAGAATTAACAGTCAGCGAAACAGGGGATCAATTTGATATAAAGTTATTTGGCATGATCCGCTGCGTGGAAGAACCCATGTGGCGCATCAATTACCACCCTGCCATACCGGTCATTCAAGGTTATACTTCCTCGAAAGATTGTTTATCATTATTTAGTTTGCGGGTTGAACACTATGAGAACATCAGTCATGATACCGATCCAAAATCGCTTAATAGAAAAAGCACTATCATCCGGTTACGATGCGAGAGTTATATCGTTTCAGACAATTATTTCTTCTTAGGCAACGAACATTTTCATGTTCTCATTTAA
- a CDS encoding ATP-binding protein, which yields MQHFNIIQALCRSALANPTDAIVHQIKRLKEALEKDGQTKEVNSLNGILNSSQANLEMAPSKIQKSFVLSAGETLTRKTVLPVDKETSTALVEVFFDDDLPAEPPIFSHEIQIAIEAIINEWVKFEQLIQLQAIPASSCLIYGSPGTGKTHLAKWIAKQIGLPVVLARLEGLMSSFLGTTSRNIGNLFAFANRYNCVLLLDEFDAIAKLRNDPQEVGEVKRVVNTLLQSLDSRHERGFTIGVTNHETLLDPAIWRRFDIQMQVPKPSTDVLLHLITKLAAPLNFSETELKFLAWSLEDSSGADAKMLVQWLKRVQVINPDSELVPVMRQFVLLNAGRISGERRDAMVRGDETLIQALLADKTFGFKQKDIAPLLNMAPSSISKLLSRTKEN from the coding sequence ATGCAGCATTTTAATATTATACAAGCTTTATGTAGGTCAGCACTGGCCAATCCCACCGATGCAATTGTGCATCAAATTAAACGTCTAAAGGAGGCTCTCGAAAAAGATGGACAAACGAAAGAGGTAAATTCCCTTAATGGAATCTTGAATAGCTCACAGGCTAATTTGGAAATGGCACCAAGTAAAATCCAGAAATCTTTTGTTTTATCAGCTGGTGAAACACTAACGCGCAAAACCGTTTTGCCTGTTGATAAAGAGACTTCAACAGCTTTGGTAGAAGTGTTTTTTGACGATGATTTACCTGCTGAGCCGCCGATTTTCTCACATGAGATTCAAATTGCTATTGAAGCTATTATTAATGAATGGGTGAAATTTGAGCAGTTGATTCAGCTTCAGGCAATTCCCGCAAGCTCGTGCTTGATATATGGCTCACCTGGTACCGGGAAGACCCACCTTGCAAAATGGATTGCAAAGCAAATAGGTTTACCAGTGGTCTTAGCCAGATTAGAAGGGTTAATGTCGTCCTTCTTAGGTACGACCTCCAGAAATATTGGAAACTTATTTGCATTTGCCAATCGTTACAATTGCGTACTGCTACTGGACGAATTTGATGCGATTGCCAAACTTAGAAATGACCCCCAAGAGGTTGGGGAAGTAAAGCGTGTTGTAAACACGTTATTGCAAAGTTTGGATTCTCGTCATGAACGTGGTTTCACCATCGGTGTTACCAATCATGAAACTTTGTTAGATCCTGCTATCTGGCGGCGTTTCGATATTCAAATGCAAGTACCCAAGCCGTCAACAGATGTGCTCCTTCATCTAATAACTAAGTTGGCCGCACCACTGAATTTTAGCGAGACAGAATTAAAGTTTCTGGCTTGGTCATTAGAAGACAGCTCGGGCGCTGATGCGAAAATGCTTGTTCAATGGCTTAAAAGGGTGCAGGTAATTAATCCTGATTCGGAATTAGTCCCAGTAATGAGGCAGTTTGTATTACTTAACGCTGGCAGGATTTCAGGTGAAAGGCGAGACGCTATGGTTCGTGGCGATGAAACCCTAATTCAAGCACTGCTTGCTGACAAAACTTTTGGTTTCAAACAGAAAGATATTGCGCCGCTACTAAATATGGCACCCTCTTCAATTAGTAAATTATTATCACGTACAAAAGAAAATTAA